The Vitis vinifera cultivar Pinot Noir 40024 chromosome 16, ASM3070453v1 DNA segment CTGTAAATTGTAATGCAAATGTATTCTTCTGggtgaaagaaaaagaatccaTATTTAGTGTACAAACTCAAAACCTATAAATTCTTAGAACTCAAACACCCTCCAACAACCTCTccttaatttagaaaaaaaaaaaaaaatggacaaaaGAATTGTCCAAATCTGTAGGACAGTGTATACAAACCCTAAAATAGTTGTAATTCCATGTTCAAACCAACTTCCAAGAAAACCCTTCTACCTAACATTGCTGGAAAGGGATGCCAATGCAGATTCGATGGAATTTCGCAATTTCCCTCTCAAGCTGGAAACAGTATTTCCCAACGTGTCACAGGAACCAGTCTCTTGGGGATCGAACTCCTTACCCTGCAAGGCTAGGAGCTCCCTTTCCAAGTACCTGCTAAGACTGGAATCGGCGATGTTGATGAGACTGAGGGCAGCATTTGTGTGCATGAATTTTGTGAGGAACAGGCCTGCTAGAATCGACTGGTCTGCCTTGACAAGCTCTGAGATGAAACAAGGGAAGAGAGTTCTTCTGAAGAGAAGCAGAATGGGATTGTTTGATTCTTGATGTTTGAGCTTTGATAACTGGGCTTCTTGATACTGGCGAGAGAAGTTTCCAACCAAATAGCAGAGATAAGAGAAGGTGGTACCATAGGAAGATTGGGTGATGATATTTGATATGATCCCGGATGATAATATAAGGAGTAAAAGCTCATGGTCTCTGCCAATGGTGTCTGAGATGCCTCCTTGTTTTAGCTTTTCTTCAACTGAATTTGCACACTGCAGCTGCATTGCTTCATAGGGCAGTAACAACACCATCTTCAGAGCAACAAAGCAATCCACCCCAAGTACTGTCTGGGTCAAGCTCTGGGCATCATCTTCATCAAGCAACATTCCATTTGATTTTGTCAATGACCGGTCGATCAGTTTTAGCAAATCGCTGAATCGAGATTGCATAATGAGTTTTTTGAAGATTTCCATCCAACAGGCATGTAAAGGATGAACAGAGAAGGAACTCTCTTTGTTCTTTTCCTTCTCAGCCGGTTCTTCCTCCTGAAAGCTTTCCCAGCCCTCATCCCAATCCTCACTGCTCCAGTTGTTTCCTGTATCATGTGCTTCTGGAGAAGTTTCAAAGTCCCTCTCAATCACAAAAAGCCCTTCCCATTCACCTAAAACAGCAAGCAGAGCATCAATATGAGGATCCGTGGTGGCAGCTCCACACAATCTTGAGAAGCGTGAAACTGCCGCATCCACAGTCAAAAGATCATCAGGGGTAATTTCTATGCTGGATGAGATGGCTGCTACCAGCTGGGATGATTTAAGGGCAACCAAAGTACTCGTAAACCTGCTAGATGTATCTGCATGATCTGGGAGTCCTTGATTGGTAGTAGTCTCGCTGCTTTTACTTGTGAAGTGCAACTCATGCCAATCTTCCCATGGAAGAATGTTAGATTTCAGCTCAGCAGAAAAGCCTTTGATATTTCCACCTGAGATGAATTGCATAAGCTCTAGAGCATAAACTCGAACATGACTTGGTAGCTCCAAGTTATCAGAAAACATGACTATTCTCTCCCAAACTGCATGCCTGACCCTCGTCAGGTCCTCCAAATTACCTTCCAATTTACTCAGAGATGATAACAAACGATGTAAATTCTGGTGTTCATGGGATTCAGCAACCAAGTTCTGTAAAATGGGGTCCAATATATTTAAATAGAGATGGGGAAGATCCTGAACACCATCAAAGTTTCCTTCCATGTCAATTAACAAAGTTGAGCTGGATGGACACTTCAATGCTGCTTCAGAAAATACTTCTGCAATGGCTCCAAATCTGCAACCAGAGAAAACCATAGCTCTGCAAAAGAAGAAAACCTCAACAGCAGATCCACCTACCAGACCATAATTGACATAGCCAAGAACAGTATTCCAGCCCTGACTGGGGGAGACACTCTCCTCCATCACCAACCTTATGAAAACCTTGAGACACTTCGTTAAACTCTCTGGATCAAACTCGAGTTTTTCTCTTGAAGTTTCATGGGACACAGTTTCCATCATATCATCAGTCAGTTTGAtccaaaaatttaaaagcaCAATGAGGCAGTCCTGCCATGTTGAGTTATCAGGTAGACCCTCTGAATAACCCTTAAGAGGAATGATCACTGTGAAGTATCTCTTCATAATGTCCAGAGAATCTGAATGTCCCAAGACTCTGATATACAGTCTGCAAGAATCATAGTTCTGCTCAAGTTCACTAATTAAGCTCTGAAGGTTTTCAGGGTTTTCAATATGGTTATCAGTTTTAGCTCTAGCCTCCAAAGCCATCAACAAGCTCAGAACATGGTGTTTGTATACATCCTGCCATGATATGAGACCCTCAGGCATCGGGTTAGTATACATGTTGACAAGGTTTTGCACCATTTTTGCCAATGCCTCCAAGCTATGTTCATCAATGTGATTGAGAACTTCACTTTTGAAGCATTTGATGTTCAAACCACCTAATACAGcaatatttttgaagttaagATTCTTAATAAAGGAGACTCTTCTGCATTCTTGCTCAACGACCTTGTAAAAATGAGCTAGCCCAATAGTAGATGCTTGTACTGGCTCAGAATGTATAACTGGTAATGGTTGTTTGATTTCTTCCAACTTCAAGTAGCAATCAGAAAGCAGGCTATATATGTAAGCAAGGCGTGGTTTGTTGCTTCCATCAATTGCGGGGTAGATAATCAAGGAAATGATCTTGATAGCTTCAACAGCACAAGCAAGCATTTCACCCTTAACTTCTGAAAATTCAGCTATGATATCATCTTCAGACCAAACCTCAGAAATAAGGACAGAGTTTAGGAACCGCAATAGCATCTACAAGGAATTAAAACAGATTccattaatagattaaaatagGCATGCATTTTACTTCTAAGATTATGCTTTGAAAGATTAATATATGCAAAACTGCATACCTCAGTGTGATTCAAGCCATATGTATCAGCTAATTTCAATACATCCTTCAAAATATGTTTCTTCTCCAACTTTACTGATTCAATTAGTGAGAGAACAACACTCTTAATGTAGGCAAAATCCCCAGACAAAAAGCGGGCAGTTTCCACTCCAGGAATTATTTTCTCTAATACTCTAGAATGATCTGCTAAGCGCTTCTGCTCTTCTAATTTTAGTTTCCATTCTCTCCAAAAAGTAGATTGTACTTTGTCAAGTTTGTCTATTTCATCTGAATTCAAAAGATTGGACATGAGAAATCATATAATAATGTAATAGCTTGGAAAATAACACAAACAATATCCTCTTTCaagtaattttttgaaaaccacaAGCATTGTAAATGAAAGTGTTCCATTCTAGATTTTAGGAGTCAAATAAAGCAGAAAGAAAATCACCCAAACTATGTGACATGTGCTTCTCCTGAAACTTCCTCAGCAGCAGCTCCCTCCTCTGGGCAGGACCTTCACACTCAACTCCAGAGCTGTGTACTAAACTATATGTCATCCCCACCTTCATCATGCTAGAAATTTCTTGATAATCCAATCTTGTTTTCAGCTGCTCTTCTATTATTTCAATCCCATTAAAGGCATCCACAAGATTTAGCAGAAAGGAGCAACCCATGAGATCCTCATCCCCAGTAACAGGTGGTTCTATAATTGATTTTGCTAGAGAGGCAATCAGATCATCTCTAGGAGCAAAACCATTCCTTGCCAACCAGGACAGAATGCTCAATATAGCTTCAGTTCTCACACTTATGTACTGCTTTCCAGGAATTGAGCTAGGAATATATTTCTTACCATGTTCTGTTTTCCTACTCAATTCAAGCAACCATGGAAGCTGCAATGCAGCAAAAGACAAAATTTTTCCATTCTCTCTCAAAAGAGATTCCCAATCAGTCCCATTTTCCAAGGGTAAATCTTTAGCAACAACAGAAAGCATGTTTTTTATGTCATTGAAATGATCTTCTTGATCAACATTGTCAACCCCTTCAACTAGTTTAGAGCAATCTCTTAGATTAATAATATCTTGAATACTGTGAACTGGAAGTGAGATAACAGAGGAACCTTGAATTGAGAAATTGGGAGGATTTGTCCCTGTCGACATCATCAATGTCTCACACTGGCCTTGCGTATCTAGATCTTTCCATGCATGTAGCAGTTCACCAATGGATTCCTCATCACAATGACTCAAGGCAAAACCCAGTAGCTGCTTTCGAGAATTTATATCCATGTTTTCAAGAGCAGGACCCCTTGCTATAGCAGCACATAAGTCCCAAATGGGACCATGTCCTTTCTTTGCCAAACTAAGGCAGAGATCAAAGGCCAATTGTAGATCACCAGCAACCGCAGCTTCTCTTGCAATAGCTTCTTCAACAGCTGATACATCATCCTGAGAATTCAATCCAAGGAGTTTGGCAATTTCAACGAGTTCATCAACCTGCAGATAAGCTCCAGCTTGACTTGTTATTGCCATTTTAATGATTTCCATAGGATCTTTTATTTGCCTAAATTGCATTGGCAAAAGAGTGACTCCTAGTTCTGGAAGTTTAACAGTGAGAGCATCAATTACATCAGCCTCTGCTTTGACATTTCTACTACCTGGAAAGAGCTTCAGACATTCCTTAGCCTTCCAGATCTGAAACAAGTTACAGCAGCATAATCAGTGACGAATTTGAATGGGGATATTTTGCGGCAAAGATCAGAGTTAGaatatatttaacttttaacaaaattagatttttgagaATGTCTCAATCACAATAACATTAAATTATATTGATCATGCTGCATATTCAGGAAGACAACCCCTGGTGTATCTCATTAGTTTTTTATGACAACAGTGAAGTAGCTGTTAATTATAAGTAACACTCATGGAAGTTTAGAATCTctaggtttttaaaaatacacaGGATCTAAACAGTATACATGAAATGTAATTTTGTACATTATAGCTATTAATGAGGTTTCCTGTGCTTGAATAAATCATAGGATTAACATCACAGAAATACTCCATTGGTAAATCTGCCAAACCTAGACCTTGTGGTCCATGTTTAGCAAATTTCCAACCTCCCTTTAGGGTGGACTGTGTCATCAAagcaaaattataaatttactGGTCTAATAATTTTGTACATTGAAACCAACTCATCAGGACTAAAACTTTTGAAAGGGAAAAAGTTGCAAGATGGGTTTTGTGTATCCAAGCTAGAAAAGGAGAGGTGAAGAATGTGGACAATAAAATAACAAGTAGCCTAGCCATTATGAATTCACCTAGAATTGCATAAACATGATCATTTCCATAGCTTTTCTGCTGCTAGGTTGGATCATGTACCACATCCACACCAAAATGAAATCAGCATCAGAAGGGAATTATCATGTCATGTATGATGTCCAATTTTTTGAATGTGTGTTGTGCAAGAACTCACAACAATAGGACTACAAGAAAAAGAAGTGCAACGATAAGGAAAGCAGCATCACGATGTGCTGATGCGATTCTATAGCTTCCCAAGCAGACATAAAACCATGTATGAAGTTTGCCGTAttaataaattacaatttagaATCTTGAATATGTATTAATCCATTCCTTAAATACTCCTAGACAATCATAGAATATAACCTGTTAATGACTTACTTCGGAGCAAGCGAGACTTGAAGCTGAGAAAAAATACTCTCTTGCAGCTTGAATGACTAGATTTTCTGCCTTCTCTGATGCCAAAGAAACTGGACCAGTACCCTTTAGATAATTCCTTGCGAGAGAAAACTTCCCAGCTTTCAGCAGTCCCCTACAGAATTCAGTCAACATATACTCTAGATCCAGAAAAGGAAATACTTTTTCTTGCAAGTACTGCATATCACGCCACATGTTTGCCCAATCATTATCTGACCGGCTGGGCTGTCGACGaacaaattttgaaagtatGAGACGAAGAATCTGTTTTACACCCTTTTCATCTGAATGTGCCTCTACAAAGAAATTTAATGGCTTTGGAACCTGAATACAAATACGTGCGATTAAACACTAAGTCTACCTGTCACAGTCAATTATATGCATAATCATCAACAATATACTACAGTAATCATGAATCGCAGCATGAAATGGCTCCTATCATTTTTGACACAATGTTAGAATCAGGAATTCCACGTTGCAAATATATAATTGGGGAGGCTAGAAAATTCCATGCATAACTATTTTTCTCTAGCATAAAATGGCTCCTATCATTTTTGACACACTGTTAGAATCAGGAATTCCACGTTGCAAATATATAATTGGGGAGGCGAGAAAATTCCATGCATAACTATTGTTCTCTAGCATAAAATGGCTCCTATCATTTTTGACACAATGTTAGAATCAGGAATTCCACATTGCAAATATATAATTGGGAATGCTAGAAAATTCCATGCATAACTATTGTTCTCTATACGTAGAAGACACTGAAGTTCTAACTCCAAACTATCATTTGATActggcagaaaaaaaaaaaaattagcattaACTTCACTCCATAGGCTACCTTCTCCAGGAACATGATAGAAGACAGCTGGTCATTTGAGATGTTACAGTAAATGCACCATACTGCTCCCTAGATGGTTACAGAAGCTGTATCTTCTAgtgttttcccacaattcccTCTCATAAAACCAGGTAAACTACCATAATGCAGTTCAAGTAATGAATCATAGCCTCATGAGGGGAATTCCATAAAATACAAGAAAGCCAGAACCCACATCATGCAAGCATGTGATAGTCTATGGTGCTATCCAAGGTTATAACATTTACATTTATCAAAAGTCATGTACTATAGTCACTCTTGTTCTAATTATCCACAGTACCTacagttgatttttttttttttcccttcagtTCCAGAAAGGGAATATTCTCTCTATTCCAGTCATCTATTTCAGTAGAGATAGAAACTAAGAATATTCTCAATATTCTCACTATTTCGATTGTTTTGAACTGATTTAAATAGATTCACATTCAGCTCTAGACAAATAAGGTACAAAGGCAAAACCAATTACTTTGAATCAAGAAGATGCATTTACCATACCATTCCATCCCAGCTTCCAGTTTAATAGGGAAGACTAATCAATGGAAGATGGCTATAAAATATACCATATAACCCCTATATCATTTGTCAGCCAGGTTGCAGTTTAGTTTCTGGGGACACCAAAATGAGAATAACTAGCACTCAGCATCAATTTCTAGTGACACATTCTCCCAAAAAAGCAATTACAGAGATCCCATCCATATAATTCCCTCTATAAAATATCCAAAACCCAAAAGAATCACTCATGCAGAGCATAACTCTGACCTGGTAATATGCCAACAGCCGCCCAGCTTCAATATGTCCTTCAGCCAGCTTAAGTCTTTGCTCAAGGcccttgaaatatttttcagtATCTGTCAGGCATAGATATTCCCCATTATGTTCAAGGAGACAAAATCCAGTACCCAAGATGGTGATATTGATTTGATTAGATATATATTTAAATCTACAAGTAcacatatatacaaaaaatgGTCATGCACTGCAACACCACCTTGAATTTATGGAATCCTATTGGAATGCCAGATGTACATCcaaatttaaacaataaaaggaaaagaggaaACGATTGACCATATATGTTTCCTTGCTGAAACAATAACAGGGCAAACTAGGAATCAACTCTAATTATGAGGTCACAAATCAAAGAGTCAGGTGCGGCCATGAAGCAAGGCGTTTTTGAGTTATGTAATTATAGTCTTAGCATTAAGTTCCAAACTAGCTTGTATAGAGTTGTATATCAACAGGTTGCTACCCTATGACTAGACTCTGTTATACAGGGGATCTCCATAGCATACACTACACACTGTTGCTACCTTGCAATACAGTAGGAAAAAAAACATGGTTTCCAGATTAACAAATTTCTGAAAAAATTGGatcataataaaagaaaattttggacaAAAGAAACTTTTGGATATCATGGTATATGACCATGTTCCTTTGGTGTTTTTTACCATAAGggattaagaaattttttctttaatgatcCTTTTTATTCTTGGTTTCAAGATGATTCTCAACCATGAAATCTCCAATGTACTGTCACAGAAAACACAAGCAAAGTTGCTTCCTGTATGAAAAAATGcaataatgaaaatgttttaacCTAAGCTACTTTTTAGAGAAAGTTTATTTTGGATCATTTAGCCTGGTCTAATCCCAAGCCATGAGTACTCTAACCTCATCCAAATGTGAAGACTGACCATCCCATCATAATATCTGACTATAAATAGAAACATCATTTATCATGATTGAGATCAAATCCATACACAGCACAACTTACCTTGTACATGTGGAAGCTTTGATAAAATGGCACTCATTGTACTCCACCTATCTGTAACAGTGCACAAATATAAGCACTGCAGAGCACAATATGCAGCTTCAACCTCATCCTTGAAAATGCCTGTACTTTCAAAGTCCTTGCACCCTTCCTCAATGACCATCAAGCAAATGTCTAATTTATTCTCCAAAGCAACCTCCTTCAGCCATCTAACCAGAAATGACTCAGCCTTCTTATAATCTACAGAAAAAATACTATCTGCCACTAGAGCTTCAGAAAGTGACGTTACatcttgaaaactattttgcATAAATGGAATTGCTTTATCACGTAATCTTTCAACGACATTTTCTTCTTTGACTCCCTTAAGCATCATCTTGAACTTCTCATAGTCAGATAACTGTTCCCATGCACAAAGATTCATGGTGAAATTTATTTCAGAATCACTGCCATCAGAATATATAAGCTGGTGCAAGTATGTGATATCCTCATAGAATTGCTGCAATTCCCCAATCCCCTTACGACAAGCAAAATCAATCAAGCACAGGCAGTTGTCTAGCTGCCCACTAAAAGTATCAATATCTCTAGCTCTATTCTTGTACCAACTAGAAAGTTCATCAGCTGATGGCCAAGAGAATCCCAAGATCTGCCTCACAATGGGTTCAGTTCTGATGCGAACGCTGCTGTCTTTATCCTCAGGTAGTCTGTTGATAAAGCTTACCATCTTTTCACATTCAACCCAATCTTCTTCCCTCAGAGCAAAACTGGTAGGAGGAGACCTCCCAGGAAGGAGCTGCCCATATGTTTGAACTGGAATTGTTTCAGGGACAGCAGCTAAAATTTCCAACATGGAAGGAGTGAGTGTATAAGGATGACGCTTGAAAAGGAGGTTTAAGGCCCCAATTTTTCCACTTTCAGCAAGTGCAACAGCAGCTTTATTGATAGGCATAATGCGAAATTTGTTGTATTCCTGCACAGAGAACCTGTACGAGACTAGGTTGTTAAGTTGCAAGTCAGTGGAAACCATCTGAAGAATGGAACCCAAACTAGACAAGAATCCTCAAAAAAGCTTAATAATATGATACAAAGTGTAAACTTTAAACacatttcctttttgtaaagaaagcATTCAGCAACATTAGGGAAGGgcataataatataaaattaatgaattctTCATActcatcaaagaaaataaagtaaaatgaaCGAAAATacacaataaaattattaatacttACAAAgtcaataatttttagttaatcCATATGGGAATGATAATCTTAAGCTAGCATTTGAGAAACATAGGTAGATTTCCAAGTCCCGGTAGAAAGTCTTGAGAAATTCTTGAAAAGATGGGATTCAGCCAGAAATGAATTGAATAGGTTTAATGGTGCATATTAATCGCAAAGTTTTCTGTTCTTGTAAATGGTAAcccttttggtttttttagagCTCTAGGGGATTGAGACAAGGGGACCATCTCTCgccttatttatttgtgttgGCAATGGAGGCATTGAGTCGTCTTTGGAGAAGGCAAGGGGGTGGCTATTTGTTAGGCTTCAAGGTGAGGGGGAAAGGCGGCTAGGGAGTGGAGGTGTCCCACCTGTCATTTAAAGATGATATGTAGGTTTTTTGTGAGGATTCATTTAAGTTAGTTGCTCATGTGGTTCAAAGCAATCTCGtgcaaatagatgttttctgTGTAAAAATGAAGGGGAATCAATTAATCACATTCTCCTTCACTATGTCAAATCAAAGTTTTATGGAAGCTATTGTTCTCCTTATTTGACAGAGTTTGGGTGCTCGCTTCTACAGTCAAAGAAACTTTTTTAAGTTTGCATGACTTCTTTGTaggaagaaaatggaagaaggtAAAGAAAGCTACTCCTCAAtggtgaaagaaaagaaatcaacgAGCATTCGAAAATGAGGGGCAGTTTGATCAAAAgctgaaattttcttttctaagtaACCTTTCTCATGAGTTAcattgtttgattgattttgtagattagTTAGGATtgtgttgagagagagagttgttttttgttctctttcttttgtggCAAAGTCATTTGGTGCTCATAGTATGTGTCCTATCCACTTGAGtgtactgttttttttttttttgctgtaTATTTCAATGTTtattacctaaaaaaaaattatttctataaacAGTTTTATATTGTTCTCATACCCATTCCACTGTCATTGACCATAGAAGCGGAAAAGGAGCATACAGATTCATGATTTCAAAATTATGCCTCTCGTGATATCAAAAGCACATAAAATTCACGAGGTAGataattcattaataaagaagatgaagaacaagGCATACAAGAAAAGGTAAGCAACGAAACAAATGCTAATTGGAATGCAGGAATTTATATGGTAATATAGCAAAAGAAAACCCCACAGCAAGGGGAAGGATATTCCATCTCTAATATCTATAGATAGGCTTTCACCTTTCA contains these protein-coding regions:
- the LOC100258836 gene encoding MAG2-interacting protein 2 isoform X1, yielding MGETVREVLYETRNHASRPYCSNYPPQQLNEGAKGSFLSLPRGLSQIKEKWSDYRRPKKLKRWVSLFVSLRGERVAVAAGNQITILQKDDNYQEPCGIFTSNSLGTFIYGAWSESHDVLGVCDDSETLYFIKGNGEEMARSTRAHLKVSSPIIGLIPQDDSDTRGSCLCSFNLLTSDGFLHNIEISQDPAVSISSFRTSSNGLTLKKQFPQHVFCLDYHVKLSLLIVVGSASSISITSSGTTGSHHLSLWRRSSSLDLEPVCSTQVEGLYSKPKGYIGQITSSKVLISPHGKFVATLDLTGCLDIFKLDGECCSLSSFAYGMRNDSQETDNLSNEVGKFLNGIVDFTWWSDHTLVLAKRSGTVIMLDILSGIKLLGNDPVYSMPVLERVQQFQGQFFLLESTSSEEKHNISTHGETGDLHHIELVTEDRLNQADIARLQWSLISFSERSVPEMYNILISNTKYQAALEFAVRHGLDTDEVLKSQWLHSGQGINEINTLLSNIKDQDFVLSECVNKVGPTEDAVKALLAYGLHLTSRCRFSESDDHGNGQIWDFRKVRLQLLQFRDRLETFLGINMGRFSVQEYNKFRIMPINKAAVALAESGKIGALNLLFKRHPYTLTPSMLEILAAVPETIPVQTYGQLLPGRSPPTSFALREEDWVECEKMVSFINRLPEDKDSSVRIRTEPIVRQILGFSWPSADELSSWYKNRARDIDTFSGQLDNCLCLIDFACRKGIGELQQFYEDITYLHQLIYSDGSDSEINFTMNLCAWEQLSDYEKFKMMLKGVKEENVVERLRDKAIPFMQNSFQDVTSLSEALVADSIFSVDYKKAESFLVRWLKEVALENKLDICLMVIEEGCKDFESTGIFKDEVEAAYCALQCLYLCTVTDRWSTMSAILSKLPHVQDTEKYFKGLEQRLKLAEGHIEAGRLLAYYQVPKPLNFFVEAHSDEKGVKQILRLILSKFVRRQPSRSDNDWANMWRDMQYLQEKVFPFLDLEYMLTEFCRGLLKAGKFSLARNYLKGTGPVSLASEKAENLVIQAAREYFFSASSLACSEIWKAKECLKLFPGSRNVKAEADVIDALTVKLPELGVTLLPMQFRQIKDPMEIIKMAITSQAGAYLQVDELVEIAKLLGLNSQDDVSAVEEAIAREAAVAGDLQLAFDLCLSLAKKGHGPIWDLCAAIARGPALENMDINSRKQLLGFALSHCDEESIGELLHAWKDLDTQGQCETLMMSTGTNPPNFSIQGSSVISLPVHSIQDIINLRDCSKLVEGVDNVDQEDHFNDIKNMLSVVAKDLPLENGTDWESLLRENGKILSFAALQLPWLLELSRKTEHGKKYIPSSIPGKQYISVRTEAILSILSWLARNGFAPRDDLIASLAKSIIEPPVTGDEDLMGCSFLLNLVDAFNGIEIIEEQLKTRLDYQEISSMMKVGMTYSLVHSSGVECEGPAQRRELLLRKFQEKHMSHSLDEIDKLDKVQSTFWREWKLKLEEQKRLADHSRVLEKIIPGVETARFLSGDFAYIKSVVLSLIESVKLEKKHILKDVLKLADTYGLNHTEMLLRFLNSVLISEVWSEDDIIAEFSEVKGEMLACAVEAIKIISLIIYPAIDGSNKPRLAYIYSLLSDCYLKLEEIKQPLPVIHSEPVQASTIGLAHFYKVVEQECRRVSFIKNLNFKNIAVLGGLNIKCFKSEVLNHIDEHSLEALAKMVQNLVNMYTNPMPEGLISWQDVYKHHVLSLLMALEARAKTDNHIENPENLQSLISELEQNYDSCRLYIRVLGHSDSLDIMKRYFTVIIPLKGYSEGLPDNSTWQDCLIVLLNFWIKLTDDMMETVSHETSREKLEFDPESLTKCLKVFIRLVMEESVSPSQGWNTVLGYVNYGLVGGSAVEVFFFCRAMVFSGCRFGAIAEVFSEAALKCPSSSTLLIDMEGNFDGVQDLPHLYLNILDPILQNLVAESHEHQNLHRLLSSLSKLEGNLEDLTRVRHAVWERIVMFSDNLELPSHVRVYALELMQFISGGNIKGFSAELKSNILPWEDWHELHFTSKSSETTTNQGLPDHADTSSRFTSTLVALKSSQLVAAISSSIEITPDDLLTVDAAVSRFSRLCGAATTDPHIDALLAVLGEWEGLFVIERDFETSPEAHDTGNNWSSEDWDEGWESFQEEEPAEKEKNKESSFSVHPLHACWMEIFKKLIMQSRFSDLLKLIDRSLTKSNGMLLDEDDAQSLTQTVLGVDCFVALKMVLLLPYEAMQLQCANSVEEKLKQGGISDTIGRDHELLLLILSSGIISNIITQSSYGTTFSYLCYLVGNFSRQYQEAQLSKLKHQESNNPILLLFRRTLFPCFISELVKADQSILAGLFLTKFMHTNAALSLINIADSSLSRYLERELLALQGKEFDPQETGSCDTLGNTVSSLRGKLRNSIESALASLSSNVR
- the LOC100258836 gene encoding MAG2-interacting protein 2 isoform X2, whose protein sequence is MILIQEDLALNGNVYRCSFNLLTSDGFLHNIEISQDPAVSISSFRTSSNGLTLKKQFPQHVFCLDYHVKLSLLIVVGSASSISITSSGTTGSHHLSLWRRSSSLDLEPVCSTQVEGLYSKPKGYIGQITSSKVLISPHGKFVATLDLTGCLDIFKLDGECCSLSSFAYGMRNDSQETDNLSNEVGKFLNGIVDFTWWSDHTLVLAKRSGTVIMLDILSGIKLLGNDPVYSMPVLERVQQFQGQFFLLESTSSEEKHNISTHGETGDLHHIELVTEDRLNQADIARLQWSLISFSERSVPEMYNILISNTKYQAALEFAVRHGLDTDEVLKSQWLHSGQGINEINTLLSNIKDQDFVLSECVNKVGPTEDAVKALLAYGLHLTSRCRFSESDDHGNGQIWDFRKVRLQLLQFRDRLETFLGINMGRFSVQEYNKFRIMPINKAAVALAESGKIGALNLLFKRHPYTLTPSMLEILAAVPETIPVQTYGQLLPGRSPPTSFALREEDWVECEKMVSFINRLPEDKDSSVRIRTEPIVRQILGFSWPSADELSSWYKNRARDIDTFSGQLDNCLCLIDFACRKGIGELQQFYEDITYLHQLIYSDGSDSEINFTMNLCAWEQLSDYEKFKMMLKGVKEENVVERLRDKAIPFMQNSFQDVTSLSEALVADSIFSVDYKKAESFLVRWLKEVALENKLDICLMVIEEGCKDFESTGIFKDEVEAAYCALQCLYLCTVTDRWSTMSAILSKLPHVQDTEKYFKGLEQRLKLAEGHIEAGRLLAYYQVPKPLNFFVEAHSDEKGVKQILRLILSKFVRRQPSRSDNDWANMWRDMQYLQEKVFPFLDLEYMLTEFCRGLLKAGKFSLARNYLKGTGPVSLASEKAENLVIQAAREYFFSASSLACSEIWKAKECLKLFPGSRNVKAEADVIDALTVKLPELGVTLLPMQFRQIKDPMEIIKMAITSQAGAYLQVDELVEIAKLLGLNSQDDVSAVEEAIAREAAVAGDLQLAFDLCLSLAKKGHGPIWDLCAAIARGPALENMDINSRKQLLGFALSHCDEESIGELLHAWKDLDTQGQCETLMMSTGTNPPNFSIQGSSVISLPVHSIQDIINLRDCSKLVEGVDNVDQEDHFNDIKNMLSVVAKDLPLENGTDWESLLRENGKILSFAALQLPWLLELSRKTEHGKKYIPSSIPGKQYISVRTEAILSILSWLARNGFAPRDDLIASLAKSIIEPPVTGDEDLMGCSFLLNLVDAFNGIEIIEEQLKTRLDYQEISSMMKVGMTYSLVHSSGVECEGPAQRRELLLRKFQEKHMSHSLDEIDKLDKVQSTFWREWKLKLEEQKRLADHSRVLEKIIPGVETARFLSGDFAYIKSVVLSLIESVKLEKKHILKDVLKLADTYGLNHTEMLLRFLNSVLISEVWSEDDIIAEFSEVKGEMLACAVEAIKIISLIIYPAIDGSNKPRLAYIYSLLSDCYLKLEEIKQPLPVIHSEPVQASTIGLAHFYKVVEQECRRVSFIKNLNFKNIAVLGGLNIKCFKSEVLNHIDEHSLEALAKMVQNLVNMYTNPMPEGLISWQDVYKHHVLSLLMALEARAKTDNHIENPENLQSLISELEQNYDSCRLYIRVLGHSDSLDIMKRYFTVIIPLKGYSEGLPDNSTWQDCLIVLLNFWIKLTDDMMETVSHETSREKLEFDPESLTKCLKVFIRLVMEESVSPSQGWNTVLGYVNYGLVGGSAVEVFFFCRAMVFSGCRFGAIAEVFSEAALKCPSSSTLLIDMEGNFDGVQDLPHLYLNILDPILQNLVAESHEHQNLHRLLSSLSKLEGNLEDLTRVRHAVWERIVMFSDNLELPSHVRVYALELMQFISGGNIKGFSAELKSNILPWEDWHELHFTSKSSETTTNQGLPDHADTSSRFTSTLVALKSSQLVAAISSSIEITPDDLLTVDAAVSRFSRLCGAATTDPHIDALLAVLGEWEGLFVIERDFETSPEAHDTGNNWSSEDWDEGWESFQEEEPAEKEKNKESSFSVHPLHACWMEIFKKLIMQSRFSDLLKLIDRSLTKSNGMLLDEDDAQSLTQTVLGVDCFVALKMVLLLPYEAMQLQCANSVEEKLKQGGISDTIGRDHELLLLILSSGIISNIITQSSYGTTFSYLCYLVGNFSRQYQEAQLSKLKHQESNNPILLLFRRTLFPCFISELVKADQSILAGLFLTKFMHTNAALSLINIADSSLSRYLERELLALQGKEFDPQETGSCDTLGNTVSSLRGKLRNSIESALASLSSNVR